Within Candidatus Rubrimentiphilum sp., the genomic segment CGGGCTCTTCAAGGCTCCGCAATACTTTAGCCCAGGCATAACGACAACGTGCGGCGTCTTGAAGAGCTTCACCATGTCCGCGCTCGGGATCGTAGTGTACGAGAGCCCGTTTTTCGCGGGCTTTAAAGCGTACAGTTTCTTATACGAAGTGCATGTGCCGGTGCCGATCAATGCCGCGTCGGGGCCGGGCCCGGCGGCTTTCAGCGATATCTGCACCGAAACGCCTTTTGGCAGCCCCTGAAGGCTGATAGTACCGCGCACTTGGTTTGTGCTAGGCACATCCCACAGTGTCACGTTGATCGGCTTGATCGGCATTGCGAGTGTCGACACGCTTTGAAGGCCTGCGAGTAAGAGACTCAGTCCTGTAATTCCAATGATAGCTCGCATATTGTGCTCCTGACTTTGTTGCAGCAAGTTACACGTCATCCCGCTTATCGCGCGGATGAGCGGCATCGTACGCTCGTTTTTGGTGGATCAATGTGATGTCAACGTATATTTGGGTTGTTGCCGGACTCTTGTGGCCGAGGAGTTTCTGAACGGTCTGAAGATCAGCGCCGTGAGCGATTAGATGCGTCGCAAAAGAGTGACGCATCATGTGTGGTGTGACCTTACCGATCTGTGAAAACAAGGCATATTGCCGGAAGATCTTTCCGGCTTGGCTATGACTGATGCGTCGCCCGTGCTCGGTGAGAAAAAAAGCGTTCTCAGCGGTGCGAGGCCGGCAGCCGACGTAGACTTCCATGGCAGCCTTGGAGGCTTCATTGAAGACGACCGTCCGGGGTTGTCCACCCTTGCCGATAACCCGCATGATGCGTCCTTTGAAGTCGACGTCCTCAACGTTCAGTCCGATGAGTTCCGCACGCCGAATTCCAGTCGCGTAGAGCACTTCGAGGATCGCTCGGTTTCGGATCCGGCAAAACTCACTCTGTCCAGCGATCACCGTCCGCATGAGCTGCGCCAGGGAATCCTCGTCGACGGGTTTCGGGGTGCTTTTTTCGGCCTGCGGCAGCTCGACCAGGGCCGAGGGGTTATCCGAACGCCGGTCCTCGATCTGCAAAAACTTGTAAAAGCTGCGAACCGCCGATAGGCGCCGGCGAACCGCTGCCGTCGACAGTTTCTTGGCGAGACGCTTGTCCCCGAGAAAATCCGCATACCTAAGGATGTCCAGACGCGTCGCTTTCAGCAGCCGAGGGAACGGCCCGTGGAACGTCATGTCGTCGGTGCGCTTGGCAAGATAGCGGCCGAAATGCTCTAGGTCACGGCCGTACTCTTCGGCGGTCCGCAGCGATGGCTTACGGCGCAGCCGGAAGCGCATAAAGGCACTGATAAGCGGGTCGACGGCTAGGTACGGCATTAAACCCCCTATTCTCGCACGCTTCTACAATGTCCTACAAATTACGGTTTGTGTTACCCGCGCCGGGAGCGCGCTAGGCACTTGTCGAACAGACGTTCGGATAGTGCTTCTCTCTAAGCGTTACGACGCTCGCGTTCGTGCGGAATACCGGGCGAAGGTTTCCGCCTGGAACAGCGGCGACGCTACTTGGCTGGACCTCGAATGGATTTTTGGCCTGGACTGTGGCCGGCCTCAGATGTCCGCCACGGAGGACATCTTGGCAGTCGTCGCGCTTGGGAGGCAGAAGCTGGTAGAAGCGCGCGTGGTTCGGCTTGTTGAGCCGCCTAGGGCGATCGCGGAGGAGCTAGACGCTCTTCTCTCCCGGCACCGGTATCACGAAGCCGACCATGGCCAGGGCCGCGAAAAGCGGCAGGCACTTTATTGGCTTCGAAGGCGCGGGGCGCAGGAGCTTCACGCTGAGAGAGATTTCGGCGCCGGACGGTACGATGTCGCGGCCGAGGATCTCGGAGTGCTCGTGGAGTGCGGCACAACCCGGATTGATAAATTGCTCAAGACTTCCCTCTACCCTGAATGGCGCGAGTTCGTCATCATTCCTCGCGGCCTAAATATCGCCGTCGTGTTTGATTTCACGGGTTCCGTCTTCAGCCAAGTGCGGTGCCTTGCCGAGCAGGCGCAGGACCCAATAATGTTCTTAGAGCGTGTCTGCCACGAAGAACGGCTAACAATTCAGTCCCTCGCGCAGTGTCTCACCGAGGCGAACATAGCTCATGAGACCAAGTTCAACGACCTGCGGAATATCATGGACTCCATTCGCGGCTGCACTTCGTCCGAGAGTTCTTCTCCTACATCCCTAACAAACTAGCCGAGTTCTTCTGGTCGATAACCTGAAGCGCCACCGCGACGTCGGCTCGGGTTACCGGCTTCAATGGATCGAATATTTTCGTGTTTCCGTAGATCCGTTTTACCTCTTGGAGCGCGTAACTGTTGCCCCAACCGTTATTTAGTTGGAACGCTCCCCAGTATGGTTTCGAAACCTTGTCCCGATCCGTGAAGTCCACCGAAAGCGTGCCGCCGCCCGCTGCGTAGTTCCATGTCGACGGCGGTCCGGCTTTGGGCAAGGGCGAGCTATTCGCGTCACGCGACATCAAGATCGCGATCATCTCCTCGCGCGTGAGCGGACGGTCGGGTGCGAAATGGTTCTTGTCGATGCCGATCACAAATCCCGAATTCGCCATCCCCTGGATGTATTTGAAGTCCGGGTTTGATTTGGGCACATCGACGAAGCTCTGACTGCTGTTGGCTTCTGCCAAACGGATCTGCTTATCCGGTTGTCCCTTGAAGTATATGTTATTGGCGAGGACTAGCCAGCGGACGTACTCCGAGCGCGGCACGGTGTTATAAGGATTAAACTTGCCGCTAGTCGTCTCAAATACACCGAGCGTCGCCTCCTGTTTGATCGCAGGTTCGGCGAAGATACCACTGATGTCCGTAAACTTGACGACCGCGGTTGGGTTCGGTGTGGGCGTGGCCGTAGCTACTGCCGCGGGAGCTGCGACGGCGGCTGTGGTCGCAACGGATGCCGGGGACGCGACGGTGGTTGCCGCGGCCTCCGGTGATGCCGTGGCCTGCGACTGCTGGTTGTTTCCCGAGCAGGCCGCCAGCGGGAGCGCGATCATCCCAAGAACGGCGAGAGCGCGTAATTGCATCTTCTTCTCCTAAGAAACGACGATCAGTAGACGCGTACTGCGTCGATGGCCGGGCCGCAGAGCGAGCCCTTGGGATCGAGCGAGGTGAACGTCAGCGTGCTGCGAGCGCCGGCAGCAGCAGTAAATGTGAACGACTTGCGCTGCCAGCCCATATGCGGATCGCTGGTGTGTGAAGTATCAAAGGTATAGCGGCGGCTCGCACCCCCAGCCGTTACCAACAACCGTTTGATCGTTGGACCGCATTCGGGGTTGCCGGCGAGGGCAAACCAGACCGTGTATTTTGTGCCGCGTTTCGTAGCAAAGCTTTGAGCGATCGCTCCGGGCCCCGGCGTTCCATCGACGTCGATGCTGTTCTTTCCGCCATCGGCATCATGCCAGTTGGGACCGATGACGTCGACGCTTCCCATCGTAACGATCCATCCGGGAATCGCGGTCGAACCCTTTGGAAACATCGTGTAGTACGACGGCTGCGGTCCAGAATCGAACCCGCCATTCTTGATGAGATTCGCCGCCTTGGCGAAGGCGGCTCCGGCCGATAACAAGAGCCCGGCTGCCAATAACGCCGCCGAAGCCTTTGAAGCAAAAGAATGCATTGCTAAAGCTCCTCTCGAGGGGCTCACCCCTTCCGGCGAAAAACGCCGAGTTCCTAGCTTTCCTCGGCGACCCAGCCGTGCGTCAACGTCAGCCAGAACGCGAGTCCGGCAAAGGCCCCGTATCCGCGAAAGGCACGGGCGATCGTTGCATCGGAGGCGCGGCGCCTACCGCTAAAGCGCAGGTACGCGGGGCGAGTCCACGAGTCAAAGATCAGGCGATGATAGCGCCCCAGCAGCATCATGATGTGCGCGCAAGCATATGGTCCCACTCCGGGCAGCTCCAACAGCTTCTTCTCCACCTCGTCGTCGGGCAGCCCGAACTCGGGGCGCAACGCCTCCAGATCCACATCTCCCGCGGTAACGTCTGCGGCCAGGGTCTTGAGATATGCGCCCCGATACCCCGCGCGCGCAATATCCCGATAAAACCTCAGCGGCGCTCGCGCCATCGTGCTTGGCTCGGGAAACGCACCCTCGCCGAGCTTCTCCACGAGAGCGGTGACCATGCGCACCGTTCCCGACCAAGCGCAGTTCGTCGTGCAGATCGTTTTTATGAGGTCTTCAAACACGGTCGGCGACGCCAGCATCCGGCCTGCGCCCTTCGCGGCCCACGCGAGCTGCGGATCGCTCTCAATCGCTGCATAGAACGGAACGAAGTCTTCCTCCAAGCGAAACATGCGCCGCACGTCCGCGGTGAGCTTCGTTTTCGCAGCTTTGCTCAAACGGCCGGTGCTTTCGATTCCGAGCTCGCCGCCGGCGGGGCGTATAGTTACAACACGAACGCTGCCATCTACTCGCAGACGCACACGGTAGTATGAGTTGTCTTCCGGGATCTCGGCGGGCGGGAGCTCCGCGCAGCCGTGCGATCGAAGCGTCCGCGCGAAATCGATCGGTTCGCCGCCGGCACCGCGCAGCGGCAGCCGCAGAATTGCCTTAGCTGACGTAGCTGACGTTTACGGGAAAACCGGCCTCTTCCGCGCCGCGCAGCACCGAGAAGAGCTCGTCGAGTTCGTCTTCTATCGCCACGATCTCGCTGGCGCTGACGCCGACCGGCTCAGCCTGCTCCCACAGAATGCGGCGCGCTGTCTGTAATGCGGCGCGAAATCGCTGCGGCGTGGATTCCAGGACCGGCCAGTCGTCGAGAGTCGCCGGTGGAACGACGCGCCAGCCGAGGCCTGATTGCGGATCTTCTTCTTCATCGAAAAATGCATGCGGGATGGCGGACAGCATCGTAAGCGCTTCCTGCTCGTGCGCGTGCAGATGCAAGCCGGCTCCGGTGAGCTTGACGATGTACCGGAAAAACGAGGCGTTCCCAACGCTGTAGGCTCCCGCCGGTGAGGTCACGCTGATATGGACGCTCTCCAGCTCGCCGCCCGCGTAATCCATCTAAGGCAATACTTTCACGAGCGACTCCACCGCTTCGGCGCTCTTGTGCAGCGCGGCGTGTTCTTCGCTCGTCAACTTGATCTCGAAGATCTTTTCCAAACCTTTTTCGCCAAGCTGGCACGGTACGCCAATAAAGAGATCCTTGATGCCGAACTCGCCTTGCAAATATGCGGCGCACGGCAGTATCTTGTGCTTGTTCTTCAAGATCGCTTCAGCCATCTCCATGATCGATCGCCCCGGCGCATAGTACGCGCTGCCCGCCTTGAGCAGATTGACGATCTCGCCGCCGCCTTTGGCGGTGCGTTCGACCAAGCGATCGACGGTCGCTTTGTCCATCAACTCGGTGATCGGAATGCCGGCCACCGTGCTGTAACGAGGGAGCGGCACCATTTGGTCGCCGTGTCCCCCAAGCACGAATGCGTAGACGTTTTCAACACTGACGCCGAGTTCGGCCGCTATAAAGGTAGAAAACCGCGCTGAATCGAGCACGCCCGCCATTCCCAACACGCGCTCGCGTGGGAAACCGCTGACGCGCCGCGCCACTTCGCACATAGCGTCGAGCGGGTTGGTGACGATGATCAAAATGCAATCCGGTGAATACTTGACGGCTTGCTCCGTCGCCGTCCCAACGATCTCGGCGTTCGCGCGTACCAGATCGTCGCGGCTCATCCCCGGCTTACGCGGGAAACCTGCCGTGATCACCACGATGTCGGAATCCGCCGTCGCCTTGTAATCGTTGCTGCCGAGGACGCTGACGTCGCTTTTTTCGACGGGCATGGACTGTAAAAGATCGAGCGCCTTCCCTTGCGGGACGCCCTCGACGATATCCACCAGGACGATGTCGGCAAGCTCTTCCGCCGCCAGCCAGTGGGCCGCGGTGGCGCCGACGTTTCCGGAACCTACGATTGTTACCTTATTTCGCACGGTGCTGTCTGTTCAGTAATCGCCGGCAAAACTCCGGTATTTCGCGGACATCAAACTCGGGCCGCCGAAAGGCGCGGCATGATCGAGGCCGCGCTCTATAACCAATGCGTCCGCTGCGGCCTGTGCCTGCCGACCTGCCCCACCTATATGGAAACGCTCACCGAGACATCGGGTCCCCGCGGCCGGATTAGCCTCATGAAAGCCGTGGCTGAAGGGCATCTCGACACGCTCTCGCCCGGCTTCGTTCACCAGATGTCCGAGTGCTTGGATTGCCGTGCCTGCGCCGCGGTCTGCCCCAGCGGCGTGCAGTACGGCGTCCTGGTTGAATCGGCGCGCGCCCGAATCGAACAGGCCAAATCGCCCAAGCGCAGCTTCTTCTCCCGCGTTGGCCGCTGGTTTTCAATCAAAGCGCTCTTCGGGAATCTCGCGTTGATGCGCTTTGTAGCGACCCTGCTCCGTTTCTATCAGCGCTCCGGCCTGCAACGTCTCGTCCGCGCGACGCGCATCCTGCGGCTGCTGCGTCTTGATGAAGCGGAGTCCTTTGCGCCGGCTATCTCCTCACGGTATTTTGTTCCGCGCGATCAGCGGTTTGACGCGACGAACGCAAGGTACACAGTGATGCTGCACGCCGGCTGCGTGATGCATGTCGCGTTCGCGGAAGTTAACGAAGCGACGGTTCGCGTGCTGCGCAGGAATGGCTGCAGCGTCGTCGTGCCGTCCGGTCAGGGCTGCTGCGGCGCAATCGCGGTGCATGCCGGCGAGCCGGCCTTCGCCGAAGAGCTGGCCAAACGTAATATCGCCGCGTTTGAGCAGTCCGGCGCCGACTACTACATCATCAACGCGGCCGGTTGCGGCTCGGCGCTGAAAGAGTATGGCGAGCTACTTTCAGGCGATCCGCGCTGGTCGGATCGGGCCGAACATTTCTCTTCGCACGTGCGCGACGTGCTCGAATTCTTGGATCAGATCGGAATCGATCCTCGTCTTGGAGTCGTCGAGGGAATCGTCACCTACCAGGACCCTTGCCATCTTGCTCACGCGCAACGCATCGCGGCCGCGCCGCGGCGGCTGCTTGCGAAAATTCCCGGCCTGCGATTGATCGAAATGAACGAAAGCTCGGTCTGTTGCGGAAGCGCCGGCATCTATAACCTGACGGAACCGGTCATGTCGCGCCGCTTGCGCGATCGTAAGGTCGCCAACGCAATGGAGACTCAGGCGGGCGTCGTGGCAACGGCTAATCCAGGCTGCGCGATGCAAGTCTCGGCCGGCCTAAAGCAAGCCGGAAGCAACGCAAAGGTCAGGCATATCGTCGAACTGCTCGACGACGCCTACCGGAACTACACAGAGGGAATAAGCCGGTCGCGATCCTCGAGCGCCGCTTCTATCGAAGGGTAAACCGCCAGCACGTCCATCAGGCCGGTAATCGTCAATAACCTTGCTATCGTTCCGGTCGAGATAATCACGCGCACCCGGCCGGCATTTTCCAGCGCGCGTTTGTGCGCGCCGATGAGCGCGCCCAATCCGCTTGAATCCAAAAACTCGAGTTGCGAGAGGTCGACGAGGATATCGTGCTTGCCCTGATCCGCCGCCTCGAGCATGGCGGCGCGCAGCGACGGCGAGGTTTCAAAATCCAAACTGCCGCGCAAACTGAACACGATCGCGTTACCATCGTGTTCCGGCCTAATCTCTACGGAGAGCGGCTCTTGCGGCACGAGACTCGCCTTCTCGTAGGTTGCGAGGATAGCCTTGCTTACGATGTCTCCTCGGTTCGCTCTACGAACGCGTTGGTGGCATCGTTCCAGCGCCAATGGTGTGCCGATGTGAGATGCACGCCGCCGATCCAGCGATTCAACGGCTGTTGATCGAGCCAGTCCGCGTCGCCGCCGAGCACACGCCGGCCTAGAACTGTCACGTCGTAACCGTTTTCAAGTTCCGCCAATAGCGGTGCGGGCTGCGCGCTGAGATCGGCGATCACCCGGTAACAGGCCGAATCACCCATGAAGGCCGCTTCCTCTCTCGCCTGAGCGCGGCGGAAGATCTCTTCGGCGGGCGCGGTGCCTTGCGCGGCAGCTTCCAGAACGTGTTTTTGCGACCGGGAAAGCCCGCTCGCCATCGCGGGATATTCCTCGCTCAAACGCCGGAATGCATCGCGCAAAAACGGCAGACCGGCGAAATTCTCGGCAGCCGCTGACTGCAGCAACGCCGGTGTAGTGCTCGTGAATGCGGCCCACGCGCGCGCCGCGCTGTCCGAGGTAGCTGAGGTTACGAACCGCCGCTTTGCGAGCAATGCCATTAACTCATCGGCGAGCAGCGTGCCGAGGTATTGATCCGACTGCACCACCTGCACGCTCCCGGACCCCATGCCCATCTCGCGCAGCACCGTAAGAATCTGCAACAAGTGCAGTTGGTCGAAGAGGTCGTGCTCGAACCACAACACGACTTCGTCGAACTCCCTCGCACGGCGCAGAATGGCGTCGCGCTTTTCGAAGTCGTGGTGGATCTTTATCGGGTTTCCGTATCCGCGATCGCATAGAAACTGTGCGCGCACGCGGCTAAGCTCCTCAAGCGAAAGACCTGCCGGAACCGGCCCTTCGTTCAGTACGTCGCGCCAGGCGAGATGCGTGCCGAGCAGACCCGCTTTCTTCCAGGTGTAGAGAACCGAGTCGCCGTTGGTGACGTGGAGCGAGTTGACGCTCAGGACCCCTCCCATGCCGCTAAGGCCAAAATGCTGGGGCGAATGGATTCGAACCATTGCATGGCGGATTCAAAGCCCGCTGCCTTACCGCTTGGCTACGCCCCATCGGCGCGACCTGGATTATGGCTCCCGCCTAGCGTTCCTGTCAAATGACGGCAAATGAAAAGGCGCCCCCTTTGAGGGCGCCCGGTCTACAGTATCCTTAAAGGCGTCTCTTAGTGGACTGCCATCACGCGTTTTGCGCCGAGGTAGCGCGCCGACCAGTACGAGTCCGACAGGCTGCTGACCATCACGCCGTGGCTCGAACTAGCGTGGACGAAGTGGCCGTTGCCGATATAGATGCCTACGTGCGATGGACCGCGCTCGTAGGTCTGAAAGAACACGAGGTCCCCGGCTTTTACGCCGCCCACGGCCCGTCTACCCGAGTAATACTGGGCGTCGGCCGTTCGGGGGAGGTGGACTCCGAGCATCGCGTACACGTGCTGCACGTAGCCGGAGCAATCGAAGCCGTAGCCGCTGGTCCCCCCAAAGACGTACGGGGTGCCCAGGAAGCGCAGGGCGCTGCGGGTCAGGCTCTTGGCGATGCGGGCTGTCCGGACGAACAGCCGGCTCGCAAACCGGGTCATCTGGTGGTGGCGGGCGCTCTGATGGGCGCTGACGCCGGTCCACTGGGCGACGTCGGGGCTATAGGAGGCGGACGACACGACCGCCGTTGGAGCGGCCTGCGCAAATGCGCTAGACCCGGCGATTAAAAACGCCAATGCCCCGGTTGCTAAAAGATAACGCAAGAACTGCTCCTCTTTCAAAACACTTGCGGGGTTAGTTGACGGGTTCGGACGTGAAAGATCGCCCTAGGGCCGACCGGCCCATTCACCCCACCGTTGAATCCCCCGTTCCGGGCCAATCCGGACTCAGTGATTACCTGGCAGGTTCTGATGCCGCGCCTGCTATGGCCGGCATGCTTAGCGCCTTACTTTCCCCCCAGACGAGGCTTCCCTCCCCGGGTCCTATGCGGCGCTTTTCATAGTAATCGGCGGGGGCCTACATAAGTGTAGACACCGCCGCTTCTATACGGCCGGCCAAGTCGCGCGCGTACGCCTCGACTCGGTCCCGGTCGTCGCCTTCGACCATAACACGGATGAGGGGTTCGGTACCAGACGGACGCACCAGCAAACGTCCAGTTCCGGTTAAGTTGGTTTCAATTTCCTGTATGGCTCGACGAATTTCGGGCATTTCGAGCACCTCGGTGCGATCGGTCCGCACGTTGAGCAGAATCTGCGGAAAGACCGCCAGCTCGCTTGCGAGCTCGTGTAAAGTCTTTCCGCTGCTTGCCATGACCGAGAAGAGTGAGATGGCCGTCTTTGGTCCGTCGCCGGTGGTGTTGTTACGCAAATTAATGATGTGCCCGGACTGCTCTCCGCCAAAGACATAGCCGCCTTCACGCATCTTCTCCAGCACGTAGCGATCGCCGACGGCGGCGCGCAGCAGCGTTATGCCGTGCGCGTTCAACGCTTTCTCCAGCCCGAAATTGCTCATCACGGTGCCCACGACGGTATCGCGCGTCAGCTCCCCTCTCGACTGAAGATCCAGCGCGAGAATCAGCATAACGTGATCGCCGTTACAGATCGCACCCGTCTCGTCCACGAACAACGCTCGATCGGCATCGCCGTCAAAAGCGACGCCCACAACGTTACCGTCCGCATCGTTCAGCTCGCGTACGCGCCGGGCAAGCGCGCGCAGGTCGGTGGCGCCGCATTCAACGTTGATGCGCGAGCCGTCGTCCTCGCAATTCATCTCCAGCACGGTGGCGCCGAGCTTGCGTAGTGCATATGGCGCATACGCGTAGGCCGCACCGAAGGCGGCGTCAACGACGACCGTCAGATTGCTCAGACTCTCGGCGCCCGCGTACAACTCTTTGTAGTAGTATTTGCCGAGATTCATTGCGTTCTTGGCAACGCCGACGTCTTCGCCCGCCGGCCGCGGCTGCTCGTCGCGCGTGTGAAGCAGCGCTTCTATCTCGTCCTCGGTTTCGTCGGACAGTTTAAAGCCATCGGCGCCAAAAAACTTGATGCCGTTGTCAGCGATCGGGTTGTGCGATGCACTGATCATCACGCCTGCGGCCGCACCAGTTCGCACGGTTATCGCCGCGACGGCCGGCGTCGGCACGATTCCGACGGTGACCGCGTCGCGCCCGACGGAAGTGATGCCCGCTACAATAGCGGCCTCGAGCATGGGGCCGGAGAGCCGCGTGTCCCGTCCCACGACTATCGGGCGATGACGATCGCTGCTGCTTGCGAGCACGGCAGCCCCGGCCCGCCCAACGGAAAACGCAAACTCGGGTGTCAGATCGACGTTGGCGACACCGCGAATGCCGTCGGTGCCGAAGAGCCGCTCTCTAGCGGCCATGCGCCGAAGCCGTTCCCGGCAAGAACTGCGCCTGCACGCGGACCAGGTTCGGCACGACTTGCACGTCGGAAATCTCTTGGCCGGCGGAGTTTACCGCGACCGGCCTGATCATGGCATCCAGCTTGGCTTTGCCGTTTACCAGCTGCACGTCGATGCGAACCGTGGCCACTTGGGCCAGCGATTCGGTCGGCCCCCGCACCACGGCGCTCGAAGGCGTCAGCGTAAAACGGCTCACGACGGCGTTGCCTTGACCGCCATAATGAATCGCGAGCGGAAACGTCCGCTGATCCATCTTCGAGATCGTGAGCGACACCGAGGCTGGGCTGAGCGACTGCACGACAACGTTCGGCGCGACGAGCTGAACAGGAACGTTATAGACGCCGGCGCTGCGATTCGAAAGATCGAGCACGGCCTTGATCTCTTCAGGCTTGATTGGCGGTTCGCCGGTTTTCGGAAGGATTGCGACACTGGCGGTTTTGTCAACGTACGTAGCGATCAGCCCCGCGGGCAAGTTGGCCGCAGTGATTGGGACGTTCATATGCTGCTCGAACGGCGGCAGAATCGCATTCCCTATAAAGCGGAAATATGCCCATCCGACGATCGCCAGCGAAAGCGAGAGAACTTTCAGCAGAAAGTTATGGCGCAGAACCTGCAACATGGCCGCTTAAGCGGTCTTGCGCGGCGGGGTCAATCGCGCGCGCAGATTGCGAACGAGATCGCGCCGGATCGCTCCCGGATCGCGGTGCGACCGTGTCGACGCTAACAGAAAACGAAACAGTCGCGGCTCTTCCTCGATCGCGCGCGTAAGCTTTCCATCCCGCGCCACTGCTACGCTACCGCTTTCGGAGACGACG encodes:
- a CDS encoding tyrosine-type recombinase/integrase, which produces MPYLAVDPLISAFMRFRLRRKPSLRTAEEYGRDLEHFGRYLAKRTDDMTFHGPFPRLLKATRLDILRYADFLGDKRLAKKLSTAAVRRRLSAVRSFYKFLQIEDRRSDNPSALVELPQAEKSTPKPVDEDSLAQLMRTVIAGQSEFCRIRNRAILEVLYATGIRRAELIGLNVEDVDFKGRIMRVIGKGGQPRTVVFNEASKAAMEVYVGCRPRTAENAFFLTEHGRRISHSQAGKIFRQYALFSQIGKVTPHMMRHSFATHLIAHGADLQTVQKLLGHKSPATTQIYVDITLIHQKRAYDAAHPRDKRDDV
- a CDS encoding S-layer homology domain-containing protein gives rise to the protein MQLRALAVLGMIALPLAACSGNNQQSQATASPEAAATTVASPASVATTAAVAAPAAVATATPTPNPTAVVKFTDISGIFAEPAIKQEATLGVFETTSGKFNPYNTVPRSEYVRWLVLANNIYFKGQPDKQIRLAEANSSQSFVDVPKSNPDFKYIQGMANSGFVIGIDKNHFAPDRPLTREEMIAILMSRDANSSPLPKAGPPSTWNYAAGGGTLSVDFTDRDKVSKPYWGAFQLNNGWGNSYALQEVKRIYGNTKIFDPLKPVTRADVAVALQVIDQKNSASLLGM
- a CDS encoding choice-of-anchor C family protein, which produces MHSFASKASAALLAAGLLLSAGAAFAKAANLIKNGGFDSGPQPSYYTMFPKGSTAIPGWIVTMGSVDVIGPNWHDADGGKNSIDVDGTPGPGAIAQSFATKRGTKYTVWFALAGNPECGPTIKRLLVTAGGASRRYTFDTSHTSDPHMGWQRKSFTFTAAAGARSTLTFTSLDPKGSLCGPAIDAVRVY
- the mdh gene encoding malate dehydrogenase — translated: MRNKVTIVGSGNVGATAAHWLAAEELADIVLVDIVEGVPQGKALDLLQSMPVEKSDVSVLGSNDYKATADSDIVVITAGFPRKPGMSRDDLVRANAEIVGTATEQAVKYSPDCILIIVTNPLDAMCEVARRVSGFPRERVLGMAGVLDSARFSTFIAAELGVSVENVYAFVLGGHGDQMVPLPRYSTVAGIPITELMDKATVDRLVERTAKGGGEIVNLLKAGSAYYAPGRSIMEMAEAILKNKHKILPCAAYLQGEFGIKDLFIGVPCQLGEKGLEKIFEIKLTSEEHAALHKSAEAVESLVKVLP
- a CDS encoding heterodisulfide reductase-related iron-sulfur binding cluster encodes the protein MIEAALYNQCVRCGLCLPTCPTYMETLTETSGPRGRISLMKAVAEGHLDTLSPGFVHQMSECLDCRACAAVCPSGVQYGVLVESARARIEQAKSPKRSFFSRVGRWFSIKALFGNLALMRFVATLLRFYQRSGLQRLVRATRILRLLRLDEAESFAPAISSRYFVPRDQRFDATNARYTVMLHAGCVMHVAFAEVNEATVRVLRRNGCSVVVPSGQGCCGAIAVHAGEPAFAEELAKRNIAAFEQSGADYYIINAAGCGSALKEYGELLSGDPRWSDRAEHFSSHVRDVLEFLDQIGIDPRLGVVEGIVTYQDPCHLAHAQRIAAAPRRLLAKIPGLRLIEMNESSVCCGSAGIYNLTEPVMSRRLRDRKVANAMETQAGVVATANPGCAMQVSAGLKQAGSNAKVRHIVELLDDAYRNYTEGISRSRSSSAASIEG
- a CDS encoding STAS domain-containing protein, producing MPQEPLSVEIRPEHDGNAIVFSLRGSLDFETSPSLRAAMLEAADQGKHDILVDLSQLEFLDSSGLGALIGAHKRALENAGRVRVIISTGTIARLLTITGLMDVLAVYPSIEAALEDRDRLIPSV
- a CDS encoding C40 family peptidase, producing MRYLLATGALAFLIAGSSAFAQAAPTAVVSSASYSPDVAQWTGVSAHQSARHHQMTRFASRLFVRTARIAKSLTRSALRFLGTPYVFGGTSGYGFDCSGYVQHVYAMLGVHLPRTADAQYYSGRRAVGGVKAGDLVFFQTYERGPSHVGIYIGNGHFVHASSSHGVMVSSLSDSYWSARYLGAKRVMAVH
- the glmM gene encoding phosphoglucosamine mutase, giving the protein MAARERLFGTDGIRGVANVDLTPEFAFSVGRAGAAVLASSSDRHRPIVVGRDTRLSGPMLEAAIVAGITSVGRDAVTVGIVPTPAVAAITVRTGAAAGVMISASHNPIADNGIKFFGADGFKLSDETEDEIEALLHTRDEQPRPAGEDVGVAKNAMNLGKYYYKELYAGAESLSNLTVVVDAAFGAAYAYAPYALRKLGATVLEMNCEDDGSRINVECGATDLRALARRVRELNDADGNVVGVAFDGDADRALFVDETGAICNGDHVMLILALDLQSRGELTRDTVVGTVMSNFGLEKALNAHGITLLRAAVGDRYVLEKMREGGYVFGGEQSGHIINLRNNTTGDGPKTAISLFSVMASSGKTLHELASELAVFPQILLNVRTDRTEVLEMPEIRRAIQEIETNLTGTGRLLVRPSGTEPLIRVMVEGDDRDRVEAYARDLAGRIEAAVSTLM